In Edaphobacter aggregans, the sequence GCTTCAGGCTGTGAGTCACAGTAGAGGATATGCTGCCACCTGTTCTGGGCAAATCCTGTCGCTGGCGCAGGCTGGAAGAATGACAGGTATATTTATGCATTGAGCCTAATTGCAGGTCAGTGGGGATTTCTTCCGGCATCTTCTGAGGAGCGGCGAGCGTCTGCACAGGCTTGCTTCGGCATCGAGGATCCTGCTTACGCAAGAGAGCCGGCGTCAGGGAGGGCGAACCCCGCGTTTCGTTTTGTGCGTGAAAGAAATTCTCATCTCGAAGCGAACCATTTTGGCGGTAAACCCGAATCAATGTGTGGAGAAGGAAATTGACCGACGACGAAGAGGTTTGGAAGAAGATCTCCAACGCAGATGTGGCGGCATTTGACGCATTCTACCGGGAGAGTGCACCGAGGCTTCGGGCGTTTCTGCGCCACATCGTCGGAAATCCGCAGGCGGCCGAGGATGTTGCGCAAGACGCGTTTACCCAGATATATGGATTCGCCCCAACGGCTTTCAGCCGGAGCGCGGGAGCCTTCGCGGGTATCTCTATGGGATTGCGAGGAAGCGCGCCGCGGAATGGTGGCGAAACCAGACAACATCCGATGGGGCCCGCCGGGCCCGAGCCGAGCGACTGCAAGACTGAGGCAGCTTCCGTGATGGGAGATGCGCTCGCTCGGCTCCCCGAGGAGCAACGAGCGTTGTTATGGCTGCGGGAAGTAGAAGGGCAATCGTATGCGGAACTCGCGGTCATTCTGGAGATCCCCATAGGAACCGTGAGATCGCGGCTGTTTGCGGCACGGGAGGCATTGCGAAAGATATGGCGGAGCGATTGGAGGTCCATATGAGATGCGAGGATGCAGCGGAGTTTGTCTCCGCACTTTACGACGGTGAAACCATTCCGCGTGCGGCAGCCGAGCATGTCAGCTTGTGCCAGGCCTGCCAATCGCAGTTGAAGGAGTACATCGAGATGGGTGTAGAGTTGCGGCGGGTTGCTAGCCTCGATGCGGAGAGCGAGGTGAAGGACCGCACCTGGGAAAAACAGCCGGGAACCATTCGAAGATGGTGGCAGAAAGGATGGGAGACGATGAGGATTCCAAGGATGGCATTTGTTTTGTTGCTGACCATGGTCGTGGCGATAAGCTCGGGCCTCACGCTGATTGGAGTGCGGGCGCATGAGCACGGAACCGTGGCCATACTGAAGATTGCGCCGCCTGACGAGGAAACCGTCATGAACATCATGCCGTGTCCGTTGTCGACCGAAGACAAAAACTACTCGGATTGCGATAACTCGGGTGTGATGAGATCAGGCTCGTTCAGCTACAAAATCAAATTGCTTTCGCGAGATGGCAATCGGATTCGGCTCGGTATTCGGGCAGCCTTTGTAAACCGCGCTAATAGCACAGAAACGGTGGCGCAAAAACTCCAGGGTGCGACGGAGCGGGAGTACTGGTTCGAGCCGGGAGAGACGTTGAAAATCGACGTTGATGGACTGGGACCGGTGGCCGTGACGGGGGAATGGCAGGACCACATGCCGTACTTCCCAAGGATGGATGTGGAACACAATCTGGAGCCGGGGCCAAACGAGCTCCGCATGATCTCTCCCATTCTTCTACGCGGCGATCGAGTGGTGTTCGATGCTAAGGGAGGCGCCGCCACATCGAGCGTCCCTAACGCAGCGTTCTGGGTGAATGTGCCTGGAGACGGGGTTTATGTTCTTTCCATGTCGCCCATGCCAGACAGTGTTCAAGCGCATGCAGCGGACAACCGAGTGACTTTCGAGATTGGCGGGCGATCCTATCAGTTTGTTACGGGCGCTCCCATTACGAGAGCGGAAAAGGTATGGATCCTGCATCGGGCGGGTGCGAAGTTCCCTATGAATGGCGTATTTGGAAGCGGTAGCTCAGATGGCTTGCTCCCGTTGTTGCAAGCAAATAAATGAGTTTATTTCACCGCGCCCGACTCTCAGACTTTGTCGGCAATAGCAATTCAAAAACTACTCGGGCGTCGGACGCCCGAATTAATGTGCACGTTTCATTCTCCCGAACCCGCGAGCCAGCGCCCTGATCCCTGAAACCTGCTCCCAACCACGCATGCGCCAGCTTCTTAATGTTTCTGGCCCCCGAGATATTGTGAAACCGACACTTCAGACCCGAAGAAGCCATCTATCTCGACAATAAACGGAGGACGAAGCTTAATAGCCTCATCCTCCCAGGTCGACGATTACTCGTCGTCGGCTCCGTCCGAAGGATCATCTGCGGCTTCAACTTTCGAGAGCCGCTTCATGCTGATCGCGTGGATCTCGGTGATCCGGTGCTTGAAGGTGGTCCCCTTGACCTCATCCTCTACCTCGCGATACCGGAGAATGCCTTCCAGGTTGACGAGCTGCCCCTTCTGGAGAGTCTTGGCGAACTTAGAGAGATTCCTCCAGGCAAAGACGCGATGCCACTCGGTGCGGTTCTCGTAGTCGCCCTTGTCGTTCTTCCAGCTCTCCTGGGTTGCGATGTTGAGGATGACGTACTCTTTGTTGTTTTGAGCGGTTTTGGCTTCTGCGTTCTGTCCGAGGCGGCCGATGAGGATGACTTTGTTGAACATGGTGTTTAGCTCCGTTTCTTTTGGTTTGTCCGCTGTCTGCGGTACATGCTTGCCCAACGGGTGTGCCAGCGCGACCCACTCCCTCGGCGACTGGACAGAATCTGCGGAAGGGGACCCGAACTTGCTTTGGGGCAGGAGTCCGCACCTCGTAGAGGCGCATAGCGGATTCTGGGAAGGAGAGCGTGCGTCCGAAGGGCGGGGGTGTCTTGAGCGCGGCACGCTGAACGCAGATAGAAAGGCAAATCGGAAGGGAGCCGTCCTGTTCAACGGCCTCTCATGGTGCGAGTAGCAAAAGCCAGCTCAGAAACTAGAAGAGTCAATCCCCATGCAACCGGGGAGAATGACAAGGGGACGAAACGACGATGCTATCGCTCGGCCCATCTCCTCGCTTTCTCCATAGTCCTCCGGATGTAGGCAGCTCACTTGGAAGTACTGGGATCGCGAGAAAGATAGTCGTGTTTCAAAAGCACATCCGATCCGGTCCTCGCCCATGCCATTGGCGTACGCGGCGACACAGAACGCTATGTCGGCGGCGGCGGTCGGTCCTGGTACTTAATCGAAGTTCGTGATCGCTCCATGGCTCCATAGATAGATCCGATAACCTAGGTCCCTTTGGCGGAGAACGAGAACTTTGCGAACGCCTCGCCTCGTTATCGCCTGCTCGAAGGCCTGCACCATTGGGTAACTAGACATTCCAGGTCAAACGGGGATCACTCCGGATTGTAAGCAATCCCGGAAGTGATATGGCCGCTGCCGTCCCTACCGCTGAGTCGCAGTACATCGCTTTCGGGTTCATCTAGGCTGGAACACGAGTGTTTCTATGTTCCGTTGGGCGGGGGTGACGACCAGGTTCAACTGATTGCGAAGGCGTTCGAGAAAGTCGTTCTGTTGGCCTCTACCTGTTCTCACCTGAAAGTCATACTTGCCTTCCAGGTTGGTCTCATTAACGACGGGACGATCCAGGTTCCTCTCCAGCGTGTGGCAAAATTCATCCATTGTGGCATTTCTGACTGAGATGCTACGGAAAGCATTAATCGGAAGCGGCTTGGGATCGCCGCTAGGCATCTCATCCGCGCTGCCCACTGTTTCAAAGCCAATGGAGGAGGAACTGAAGCCGCCGCCCGTCCGGCCTGCTGACTGCCGTGCCGTCGTTGCAGGGGGAGTCCCGTTCGGCGCGGTCACCACGTAGACGTCCGACAGATGGTCTACGCGGGTCGCGGCGATATGGAAGTAATCCTGAATGCTTTGCTCGATCACACGGCGCTTTTCTTCACGGCTCTTGGGTTCCGGCAGAACAATCGCAAAATCGTAGCGCTTGCCGTTGTCGAGTGACGCAGGAAGAACGATGCGAATTGGGTTCAGGTCATACATCTCGGCAATCAGGCTCTTCAACGTGAAGCCCTGCAGGCTCCAAAAGTCATCCCCGCTAGAATTGCCGCTTCCGAGCTCGTTTTTGGCCGGCGAGACATGGAGCGTGTCGGATGGCGGAAACGCAGGTCTTTGGTCTTCCGGCCGGGGCATCCTTGGCGACTCCGCATCCAGCGGCACCAGACCGCTCGCGAGAAATGCCTTGGCCGACGCTATATCCGGCTTGGGCCTCGTCGTGGTGATATGGCCGTCCAAGACCCCATTCAATGTCCGGTCGTCCGGAACGATGCCTTGCTGGAAGCCGACGATCTTGCGGTCCGCGCCGATGTACACCATGGCCGGCATCTCCAACCCATAAGCCCTACCGGTCTGGCCGTCGGGGTCGTACAACACCGAGCCACTCACTCGATGCTGCGCGAGCCAGGGCAAAAGGGAGGACTCTTTCTCCGAAGTGATCAGGACGAATTGCACCGGCTTGCCAGCGAAGCGCTCGATCACCGCATTCCACATCGTCATCGGGTTAGGGTTGCGCGAGACCAGGGGAAAGAAAACGAGCACGGTCGTCTTTCCGGAGAGATCTGCTGAATTCCAGGAGCCTTCAGCAGGCTCCAGCACTTTGGTAAACACAATGTCCGGCGCGAAATCGCCTGCCTTCAGTCGAACGGAAACATCTCCGAATACACCC encodes:
- a CDS encoding RNA polymerase sigma factor, which translates into the protein MTDDEEVWKKISNADVAAFDAFYRESAPRLRAFLRHIVGNPQAAEDVAQDAFTQIYGFAPTAFSRSAGAFAGISMGLRGSAPRNGGETRQHPMGPAGPEPSDCKTEAASVMGDALARLPEEQRALLWLREVEGQSYAELAVILEIPIGTVRSRLFAAREALRKIWRSDWRSI
- a CDS encoding single-stranded DNA-binding protein, producing the protein MFNKVILIGRLGQNAEAKTAQNNKEYVILNIATQESWKNDKGDYENRTEWHRVFAWRNLSKFAKTLQKGQLVNLEGILRYREVEDEVKGTTFKHRITEIHAISMKRLSKVEAADDPSDGADDE
- a CDS encoding TIGR03435 family protein; protein product: MNLAKNCALLALVGLFAKAEMRAQLANNVSIPSVAAIQGVFGDVSVRLKAGDFAPDIVFTKVLEPAEGSWNSADLSGKTTVLVFFPLVSRNPNPMTMWNAVIERFAGKPVQFVLITSEKESSLLPWLAQHRVSGSVLYDPDGQTGRAYGLEMPAMVYIGADRKIVGFQQGIVPDDRTLNGVLDGHITTTRPKPDIASAKAFLASGLVPLDAESPRMPRPEDQRPAFPPSDTLHVSPAKNELGSGNSSGDDFWSLQGFTLKSLIAEMYDLNPIRIVLPASLDNGKRYDFAIVLPEPKSREEKRRVIEQSIQDYFHIAATRVDHLSDVYVVTAPNGTPPATTARQSAGRTGGGFSSSSIGFETVGSADEMPSGDPKPLPINAFRSISVRNATMDEFCHTLERNLDRPVVNETNLEGKYDFQVRTGRGQQNDFLERLRNQLNLVVTPAQRNIETLVFQPR